The stretch of DNA gaacctgccggtgcaaaatggccaccgactccacatcataagtcaaattaccatccaactgaaccgtattgaaatccaaaacatgcgacggatctccgacatacttccggagcatagatacatgaaacactaggtgaacacCAGATAGACTAGGcagcaatgcaagttcataagccacctctctaatccttttaagtatttcaaaaggtccaatataccgaggactcaacttgcccttctttccgaacctcataacacccttcataggcgaaactcggagtagtgccttctctcctaccatgtaagcaacatcgcgaaccttccgatcgacataactcttctgtctagactgcgctgtgcgaagtcgatcctgaatcaatttaacctttttccaaagcatcctgaactaaatcagtgcccaatagtctagcctcacccggctcaaccCAAactaccggagaccgacaccgtctcccatacaaagcctcatatggggcCATCTgtatgctcgattggtagctgttattataggcaaactctgcaagtggcataaactgatcccaagaaccctaaaatctataacacaagcacgtaacatatcttccaatatctgaatagtgcgcttggactgtccgtccgtctgagggtgaaatgttgtactcaactgaacctacGTACCTAATTCTTGttacactgctctccaaaactgtgatgtaaactgcatgccccgatttgaaatgatggacaatggcacaccgtgtaggcgaacaatctcgcggatataaatctcagccaaccgctatgaagaataagtagtaccaattggattaaaatgtgcggacttggttaaccgatctataatcacccaaacaacatcaaacttcctcaaagttcgTGGGAGTCTAACTaagaagtccatggtaatacgctcccacttccactccagaatttcaagtcttTGAAGCAATGCCCGGTccctgatgctcatactttacctgctgacaatttaaacactaagctacaaaccccactatatctttcttcattcttctccaccaatagtgttgtctcaagtcctgatacatctttgcggcacccagatgaatcaaataccgcgaactgtgggcttcttcatgaattaattcacacaacccatctacatttggcacacaaatccgatAGTTTatcctcaacatcccatcatctccaatagtaacatctttggcatcaccgtgctaaaccgtgtccttcaggacaagcaaatggggatcatcatactgacgctctctgatgcggtcatataaggaagaccgagaaaccacacaggctagaactcgactaggctccgaaacatctaatctcacgaactgattggccaaggtctgagcatcaactgcaagaggccttTCACCAAccggaatgaatgcaaggctacctatactcaccacctttctactcaaggcatcggccaccacattggccttcccgagatgatacaggatagtaatatcatagtcctttagcagctctaaccatctctgttGTCTCAAATttttatctttttgtttgaataaatGTTGAAGACTCTGataatctgtaaatacctcacaaaacacaccgtagagatagtgcctccaaatctttaatgcatgaacaatagttgccaactctaaatcgtgaacatggtagttcttttcatgtggattcaactggcgtgaagcataggcaatcactctactctcatgcattaatacacacccaatatcgatccgagaagcatcacaatacactgtataacagcctgaagctgaaggcaaaattagaactggagttgtggtcaaagcaatcttgagcttctgaaagctctcttcatactcatccgaccacctgaatggagcacatttctaggtcaatttagtcataggcgccgcaatagacgagaagctctccacaaagcgacgataataaccggccaagctgagaaaactccaaatctcagtagctgaagatggcctggaccaactctaaactgcctacatcttcttcagatccaccttaattccatcactggacactatgtgtcccaagaatgccaccgaactaaacCAGagctcacacttagagaatttggcataaagtttttcctccctcagcctctgtagtacaatactcaaatgatgtgcatgttcctcctagctacgtgagtacaccaggatgtcatcagtaaatactacgacaaacaaatcaagatatggctggaataaactattcatcaagtgcataaatactgttggggcgttggtcagcccaaaagacatcacgagaaattcatagtgaccataaaaGGTCccgaatgccgtctttagaatatctgaatcccgaattttcaactggtgatacccagatctcaaatcaattttgaaaaacaccctcgctccctgaagctggtcaaataaatcatcaatacgtggcaaaggatacttgttcttgattgtaactttgttcacttgcctgtagtcgatgcacatccacatagtaccatatttttttttcacaaacagaactggtgcaccacaaggtgacacactaggcctaataaaccccttattaagaagttcctgaagttgttctttcaatttctttaactcaactggtgccatacgatacggaggaatagaaatgggctgagtggccgacaccaagtcaataccaaaatcaatatccctgtcgggtggcatacctagcaggtctgtaggaaatacatctgaaaagtCTCACACTACCGTtacaaaatcaatagtaggagtgtctgcatcaacatctctcacaaaggccagatatgataaacaccccttcccaaccatacgctggggccttcaaataagaaattaccctgctagaaACATAACCtaaggaacctctccactcgaccttcggcaaccccgacatcgccaactTCACGGTTTTTGTATGATAGTCCAGAAtagtatgacatggagacaaccaatccatacccaagattacatcaaaatcaaccatactaagcaataaaagaacaACTTTAGTTttcagtcccccaatagttaccacacacgaccgatacacatgatctacaataatagtacGCCCGCCGGCATAGATACacgaacaagtgaaactaaggactcacaggccATATCTAGATAACAAACAAAATATGATGagacatacgaatatgtggaaccagggtcaaataatatagaagcttccctgtggcactcTAAGActatacctgtgatcactgcatcctAAGCAACGACATCgggcctggcaggaatagcatagaatcgggcccgaccgccacctgatcgacctccccctcttgggcgacccctatttgactgagccccaccccgagctggcttggttggtggtgaagcaactggtgctgaaGTAGTAGCTTGACTCCTCTGCTAAGCTGAACCTCCCTTAAGGAGGGGATaatatctctttatgtgacccaaatctccacacttAAAATAATAATTCTCTAAAAATTTTGGCAAGTACTGAGGTGGAACTTGCGAACCAGAATAATtatcagaagaacctggtacagatgaaccaTGAAATGATGGTgaacgagatgaactctgagctagaAGTGCACTAAGAGAAGACTGACTCTGTCAAGCACTGTATGAactatggctagctgatgcgccacgATATGCTGGACAAGCCATATGAGTGGGACTATAAGGTCAACCCCTGATGTAATAGGGttgtcccccagaaggaacaccactgaaatTACTCGGACCaggagacctcttggcctccctctcctcacgctcctgaataCGTACCATCTCTAGTCGTCGAGCACTGTCAACTATCTCGTCGAATTTAGCACCTGCTACATTCCCAGAGTCATAAGAAAACGAAACTaatggttgaggccattaattaACCTCCTGATCTTCTTtatctcagtgggaaccaaccaaactgcatgacgaacCAATTCTAAAAACCGCATCTCGTACTGAGTCACGGACAAGTCCTCCTGATGTAAATACTCGAACTGCCTGTGCAGTTCCTCTTTGCGGGTCTGTGGCATAAACTTCACCAGAAATAatacggagaactcctgccatgaaagtggtgctgcaccaactggtctgctcctatcataagtctcccaccactTGAAGGTTGCTCCGGTCAGCTGAaaaatagtaaatgagactccactggtctctagaatagcCATTGTACGAAGCATCCACCGACATCTGTCTAAGAAAtactgggcatcctctgactcaagtTCCACTTAAAGTTGGAGGATGGAGTCTCCCGAACCTCTCtaatctcttctgctcctcgtcaTTCCTAATAGGACCCACATGGGCCTGAGCAAGTGCAACCGActggactggtagtgcccccggtatctgaagtccctgcactatctgctctggtgtacgggcaataggggtatgagtacctcccccggcctgagctgaaaccacctgagcaaggccagtgcaaacagtaAATATATGtgctagagcctcctgaaggcctggaatcataataggcacaactggtgcctgagctggccctgccggctcaactatatctagaATCTGTTAGTGAaatggagcaactggtggttctaCAGGTACTTCTCCAATTGTTGTACGAGCtcacctcgacctctacaatggccctggcctctaccatggccctgacctctaccacggccccgacccCTCgcggtggcactggtggctggccgtccgatctggtagtatgtgttctcaccatctttgagagaatataataacataaatttagtttcTGTAATCAAaaaattcgcacgatagaatacatgAAAGTAAAatgtttcctaagggttcgacagcctctcgaagattagTACAGACGTCTTCATACCGAACAGCAagactactaaacctgctcatgactcgtgagacctatgttacctaggctctaataccaacttgtaacgacccaaaatcctcatgtcgtgatagcgcctaccTCAATATTTGGCACGCCGACAACTGCAATAAAacataatttattttaagtttgaaaacataatatataaatttaGTAGAGAAACCCCACACATACTGATATAAAATACACTCCCAATACCCGGTGTTAATaattacatgagcatctaaatgacaacatagtctgactgataaaaaactgtctgaaaatatagaacaatacaatcaaccgaaaggaaagagagtcaaggtctgtggacgccaagcagctacctcgatagtctccaacaaataatcttccaaaaactagcaaccgccgtgtccggaagtacccgaatctgcacacgaagtgcagggtgtagtatgagtacaaccgacctcatgtaatcaataagtaacaagactaacctttgggctgaaagtaatgAAGAGCTCAACATGTACAGTCCAATATaaaaataacagtacaaaaatgtaggcatgttttcaagttcaatagttaactCAGCACAAATAAAATTAGATAacttctgaatgatatgaggaatgtgacatatctatatctacatgccaatgtgcaTGCTGTATGTGATACACCTCTGTGGAAAACCTCGTTCCTTCACAagtctcaaaatactcaatcactcagtactgtatatggccaatccagcccgagGAAGATCCATCCTGTATATATACACATAGACTGACTATCAGTCAATCAGTATGTATAAGGCCAATGCAgcctaggggaagatccatcccctgATATAGATGATTCAGaaaagatccatgtccaaggaagatccttccatcaatataaatcaaccgcgttcactgtggggggtgcatatttcggagaggctccttcagcccaagcactataatagccagatccaaatataaataaataaaacttgctgcggcgtgcagcccgatcccataaatatcactcaaaatctccagtcacTCGGGCTCTCATTGACATGAAAATAAaaccgacatgatgatatgatgtaccaattaatgacaacagagacttagatatgatatgcaaatgatggatgtgactgagtacaaaattgtaaatttaaacaagtaatccaataacaataagacctttgtgggtcccaaaatatcgacacgtagcctaaacatgatctttaacataaGTCTCAGCTCAgtttcctctaacacgtggaagatatgtggataatgacatgattatttgacTATGGAACTCTACgtaatcaattaagtcacaatttctatggtgcacactCACACgaccgtcacctagtatgtgcgtcacctccaaacaattcacgtaacacgtaattcagggagtcataccctcaaaaccaagtttagaagtgttacttacctcaaactttGTAAGTTTTTATTTCAAtatacctttgcctcgcgaatcgacctccgaacgcctcgaatctagtcacaattaattcaattcagtcaatacaaattataggaattaattccatatgaaaatattaattttccaataaaatcgaAAATTCTACTCAAAATAtgccagtggggcccatgtctcggaagcAGAAAaatgttacaaaatatgaatgcccattcaaccgcgagtccaaccataccaaatttatcaaattctgacatcaactcgaccttcaaatcttaatttcttattttgaaatccctaggcccaaatcctcgaattacacctcaaaaacacgtaatctattcggaatactcaatgataattcaatattattgactaataaTGATCATAAGTGAGTTACCTCATGTTTTCACGTGAAATCCCTCTGAAAAATCACCTCAACTCATGTTTGGAacgtccaaaaatgagaaaatctctGACTTCTCAGTTTTTGTACATTGTCCAGAGGTTCTGCTTCTGCGAAAAATTTAACCGCATCCGCGGTTAAGACTTTGCGGTGAAGCTACTGCTTCTGCAACTACCGTCGCTTCTGCAGACTCACTTCTGCGAAGAAGCGTCCGCTTCTACAGTCCAGTCCCTCCATTGCCCAGGCCacatctgcgaccattttgtcaCTTCTGCGAGGCTACGTCCGCTTATGTGATTCCAAGAtcacttttgcgagctcgcacctgcaagcaaatttccgcaggtgcgattgcaccaaaagCCAAAATTTCCAGTttttttcttatgtccaaatatcgatctgttaaccatccaaaactcacccgaggcccccgaggcccccgagacctcaacaaaatacaccaacaagtctaaaaacatcatacgaacttagtcgaagcctcaaatcacatcaaacaatgctaaaaatatgaatcataccccaattcaagcttaatgaaactaagaaattccaacttctacattcgataacgaaacctatcaaatcaagttcgattgacctcaaattttgcacacaagtcataaatgacataacagacctatgaaattttttagaactggattccgacatcgatatcaaaaagtcaactccccgatcaaacttccaaacttaaacttcctatttttgcccttttaagcctaatttaactacgagcttccaaataattttccggatatactcctatgtccaaaaataccatactgagctattggaatcatcaaaactctattctagagtcgtttacacataagccaaTATCCggccaactatttcaacttaagctttcatccttgagactaagtgtctcaattcattccaaaacctcaccggacccgaaccaattactatTGTTTGAGATTTAAATGGTATTATTTGGCACTGAGTGTGTGTTCTATGCCTTGTAGGAGGGATTCTGAGTTACGATGaggttgtggagctaattcgagctattgtGGAGCTTTGAAGTCGGAGTAAAAGCCTAAGGATTAAGTTGAGATCGTGTTCAGGGATCAATGGATAATAGTGCACTTAACGGGAGAAATGAAGAGTTGAGTAGGAGGCTCACCCAGATGCGCGACCGTGCATGAGACCCCTCCAGCGCACAAGTAAATTGGTACACTGCCAGAGGTGCGCGGCCATATGCGCGATCAcacctccaggtgcgcggccgcgcacgtcaaGTTCCAAAAAGTTTTCCCAAGCCTTTTTTTTAAGTTTTGGAGGCGCCTCCTTTTGACCAATATGAAGCCTAGCTCGTCTAAAAATAGGGTATCATGGAAGTTTAGAGAAACTTTTGGgagagaagaagaaaggaagcaacGTGAATGCAAAATACTTGATCCAATTCACTCAatatgcaaatttgtttgattttcggaattgtaatttcttcttgttcttctaatactctTGTGATGAATAACTTCTCCACTATAGAATAATATTTCTTAGGGTTATTGATGGATGTCGTGATTTGActattgttttgggttttactctCTATTAATTGCGCGAATTCattgaatgagttattaattgaattgcaaggCTAATTGTGATTTTActttaattgaaagagaagtaTTGCTGCAATTCGCACTGTGCcatattgtttgggttgattttacgTCTCTCATAGGTAATTGAAAGAGCTTAGAGAGTTATCAATTAACCCAAGTTAGAAGAATAGTCGAGAGGCATTCTTCGAAAGATCATTCATTCACTGTATTTGTGTATATGTTCATAGGACATATTATTAGGTTGATTAAGGGTACTCTCATTCACTCggaagaagaatttgaatccCTAAGGTAGCTTAATCATCTGTTGAAATCTAAGGAGTCAATTGAAGTTAAGAGTGAACTTAACAAAGAGTTACTCGGAATAATAGTTGATCCCATATCTTGTCACATCCCTTACTTTTCACCTTAATATTCAATCGTTGCTACTTAGTCATTAGATTGCCATTAGTTTCTTACAATcaataatcttagttttattagtAGTCGATAATAACATAAATCAAAGATTTATTATCCTAGATAGTGTTGATATGAAAATTTATTAGAACATCATTTAAACCAATCATGTAGAGAtgatttaatactatactatctttcaCTAGTGAGCCTAAGTTTTATACAccggttttgcgctcgtcaccactgctagagccgcgagaggccgaggacgGGGTAGAGGATGAGGACATCCACATGGTGTAGCCAGAgaacctgcacgagctgctacagagaagCCACCGGTAGCTTCAGTTGGAggacaggcacctgagatgcctgttactgcaccactactccaggagactctcgcccagtttctgagcatgttccgcactttagctcaggcagggttgatccaACTTGCTCtttccatatctcaggccgggggaggagtacagactctcgccacccgtaccccagagcagcgggtccaggttgaaCATGTCCCATAGTTCATACTAGTGCAGCCGGTTGCCCTAGTTCAGCCCGAGTTTAAGGCAGCAATTTcttagggggagcagctcaggttcgagaggtacaagaagtactaccctcctactttcagtgggtTCGCATCAGAGGATTCCTAGGGTTTTCTTGgggagtgccactgtatcctccatactatgtgttttgtggagtctagtggggttactttcactacattccagcttaacaGAGTGACTTATCAGTGgcggcgagcatatgagttgggtagttcAGCCGAggaagcttcactcacttggacttagttctcaaatatgttcttgagggagtttgttccccagagtctcagggatgcatggcgcgcaaagTTTGAGAAGTTATGCCAGAGTTTTATGACCATGTCGGAGTATGCGGTCTAGTTCAGTGacttggctaggcatgcaccagccttggttgctactgttagagagcgGGTCCATTGATTTATCGATGGGATTAACCCTAGTATcggatttagcatggcccgagagttcgAGATGGATATCGTATACCATCAGGTAATGGGgatcgctaggagattggagggtatgttgactcgAGAGAGAGAGGGGagtgaggccaagaggtctcgggattctggcacatatagtggtactcgtgccctgttcattcagcacttccagcttccaacaGTATTTCGGCCACTCTAAGGCCTCAGgctccatattatgcaccgccattgtctagtgcacctcctacatgaggtgctttcagcggtcagtcgaGCCGCTCAGGCCCGGGTCAGCCATAgaagccacgtcctccgagatcttgttttgagtatggtgacactcatcatatggtgagggattgccccagactcagaAGGGGTTCACCTCTATCGACTACTCAAGCTCTGCGTATTCCACTGGGTCCTCAAGCTTCTCTGTCCCTGGTCGCCGCACCAGTTTGTACTCCacttgcacaaccagctagaggtggaggtcaggcaggtagaggtcaccctagagggggaggccatgctagatattatgctcttcctgctaggatggaggcagttgtatccgactcagtcatcacaggtattgttacTGTCTACCATAGAGATGCATCactcttatttgatccaggatccacttattcctatgtgtcatcttatttttctccatatttgggtatatcccgtgatCCTCTAAGCTTTCCTATCTATGTGTCCAAAACTATAGGAGATTGTATTATtgttgactgtgtgtatcggtcctgtttagttgttcttggtggttttgagacaagAGCTGGTCTATTATTGCTCAATATgctagattttgatattattttgggcatgaacaagttgtcaccctatcatgctatttttgattatcacgccaagaccgtgATTTTGGCTATGCCAATATTACCACGGATAGAGTGGAGAGGTGCTTTAGACTATGTTCTTATCAGGGTTATCTCATTCctaaaggctcaacgaatggttgagaaggggtgtgatgcatatctagcatTTGTGAGAGATGCCAATATTGATactcctacagttgagtcagttccggtagtgatggtttatccagatgtattcatggctgatcttccgggcatgccgcctgacatggatattgactttggtattgatttgttatcggacactcagcccatttctattacaCCCTATTGTATGGCCCCaatagagttgaaagagttaatggaacagttgcaagatttgcttgataagggcttcattcagcctagtatgtcgccttggggtgctccagtcttatttgtaaagaagaaggatggttctatgtgtatgtgtattgattatcgccaatggtacaaggttacagtgaagaacgggTATCTATTGCCACATATTAATAACCTATTTGATATGTtatagggtgccaaagtgttctctaagattgacttgcactcatgctatcatcaattgaagatttgggagccagatatcccgaagactgccttcaggactcagtatggacattatgagttccttgcaatatcttttgggctgactaacgccccaacaacattcatgcacttgatgaataatgtatttcagccctatcttgactcattcgtcattgtgtttattaacgacaCCCTGGTGTACTCTCagagctgggaggatcatgagcaacacttgaggaccgtgcttcagaccttgagagaaaagaagttatatgcaaaatattcaaagtgtgaattctggcttgattcggtggcatttttgggtcatacagtatcgagtgaggggatcaaggtagatcctaacaagattgaagtagtgcagagttggcccagactgtccttagctacggagatccagagttttcttggttttgcggggtattaccgtcgatttgttgaGGTTTTCTCATCTATTTCAGCACCTATGActagactgacccagaagggtgctccattcaggtggactaaggagtgtgaggagagatttcaaaaccTCAAGACAACGTTGACCACAGCCCCACTGTTGGTGTTGCCTTCGAGTTcatgatcttatactgtgtactgtgatgcctacgcatctagacaactgaaggtgcatgagaagaaatatcttgtccacgacctcgagttagtaACTCTTTTTCATGCCTTGAAGGTCAGGTGATACTATTTGTACGGTATCCCTTGTAAGGTCTACACCGACCACCGGAGtttacaatatctgttcaaacaaaaggatcttaacttgtggtaGTGGatgtggttagagttgcttaaggactatgatatcaccattctatatcatcccgggaaggccaatgtg from Nicotiana tomentosiformis chromosome 11, ASM39032v3, whole genome shotgun sequence encodes:
- the LOC138901918 gene encoding uncharacterized protein; the encoded protein is MVRDCPRLRRGSPLSTTQALRIPLGPQASLSLVAAPVCTPLAQPARGGGQAGRGHPRGGGHARYYALPARMEAVVSDSVITGIVTVYHRDASLLFDPGSTYSYVSSYFSPYLGISRDPLSFPIYVSKTIGDCIIVDCVYRSCLVVLGGFETRAGLLLLNMLDFDIILGMNKLSPYHAIFDYHAKTVILAMPILPRIEWRGALDYVLIRVISFLKAQRMVEKGCDAYLAFVRDANIDTPTVESVPVVMVYPDVFMADLPGMPPDMDIDFGIDLLSDTQPISITPYCMAPIELKELMEQLQDLLDKGFIQPSYSEERVSIATY